A single Syngnathus acus chromosome 8, fSynAcu1.2, whole genome shotgun sequence DNA region contains:
- the qtrt1 gene encoding queuine tRNA-ribosyltransferase catalytic subunit 1 has translation MAATGPCVETQPCTNMSLKKALAIASPLTLHIVAECPVTKARACDLKLPHCVVSTPVFMPVGTQGTMKGITSDQLDALGCQICLGNTYHLGMRPGPDLIEKANGLHGFMNWKRNLLTDSGGFQMVSLVELSEVTEEGVTFKSPYDGETILLSPEKSIAIQNTLGSDIMMQLDDVVSSTVTGPRVEEAMHRSIRWLDRCITANKNPHKQNLFAIIQGGLNAGLRKTCLDEMTKRDVPGFAIGGLSGGEEKDDFWRMVTLSTDHLPREKPRYLMGVGYAVDLVVCVALGCDMFDCVFPTRTARFGSALVPWGSLQVKHKQYAKDFKPIDPDCQCPTCKRHSRAYLHALFKSDTAAMHHITIHNIAYQLNLMRSVRQSIVQGRFPDFIRAFMRRMFPSPDQYPSWAVDALASVNITLE, from the exons atggccgccaccGGTCCTTGCGTGGAAACACAGCCGTGCACGAACATGTCTTTAAAGAAAGCGCTCGCCATCGCGTCTCCCCTCACTTTACACATCGTCGCCGAGTGTCCGGTGACAAAAGCGAGAGCGTGCGACTTGAAGCTGCCGCACTGCGTCGTTAGCACGCCGGTTTTCATGCCGGTCGGCACTCAGGGGACCATGAAGGGAATCACCTCGGATCAACTGGATGCTCTCGGATGTCAGATATGTCTCGggaacacgtaccacctgggGATGAGGCCG GGACCGGATTTGATCGAAAAGGCCAATGGTTTGCATGGATTCATGAACTGGAAAAGGAATCTGTTGACG GACAGCGGAGGCTTCCAGATGGTATCTCTTGTGGAGCTCTCCGAGGTGACCGAAGAAGGGGTCACGTTCAAGTCACCCTATGACGGAGAAACCATCCTCCTCAGTCCGGAAAAGTCCATCGCCATACAGAACACCCTAG GTTCAGACATCATGATGCAGCTGGACGACGTAGTGAGCAGCACAGTGACGGGGCCGCGTGTGGAGGAGGCCATGCACAGATCTATTCGCTGGCTGGATCGCTGCATCACAGCCAATAAGAATCCGCACAAGCAAAACCTTTTCGCCATCATCCAGGGCGGGCTGAACGCCGGGCTTCGCAAAACCTGTCTCGATG AAATGACTAAACGTGACGTTCCCGGCTTTGCAATCGGGGGCTTAAGTGGAGGGGAAGAGAAGGATGACTTTTGGCGGATGGTGACGCTCAGCACTGACCACCTACCTCGAGAAAAACCTCGCTACCTGATGGGCGTTGG ATACGCCGTGGACTTGGTGGTGTGCGTCGCTCTGGGTTGCGACATGTTCGACTGCGTCTTTCCCACACGGACAGCG AGGTTCGGCTCGGCGCTGGTACCCTGGGGATCCCTGCAGGTCAAGCACAAGCAGTATGCCAAGGACTTCAAGCCCATTGATCCTGACTGCCAGTGTCCCACCTGCAAAAG ACACAGCCGGGCGTACCTGCATGCTCTGTTTAAGAGCGACACAGCAGCCATGCATCACATCACCATCCACAACATCGCCTACCAG CTCAACCTGATGCGTTCCGTGCGGCAGAGTATCGTGCAAGGCCGCTTCCCAGACTTTATACGAGCCTTCATGCGCCGTATGTTCCCGTCCCCTGACCAGTACCCCAGCTGGGCTGTGGATGCTCTGGCCTCCGTCAACATCACTTTAGAGTAA